The Camelina sativa cultivar DH55 chromosome 14, Cs, whole genome shotgun sequence genome includes a window with the following:
- the LOC104742058 gene encoding transcription repressor MYB6-like produces the protein MGRSPCCEKAHSNKGAWTKEEDQLLIDYIRNHGEGSWRSLPKSAGLLRCGKSCRLRWINYLRPDLKRGKFTDSEDQIIVKLHSLFGNKWSLIAGKLPGRTDNEIKNYWNTHIKRKLLSRGIDPNTHHSIIQPKTTPFHSRNRDVKPTCPHVNAYVKLNCASASGTTTDEDLRLSVDRDYKFEVWTVS, from the exons atgggaAGATCACCATGTTGTGAAAAGGCTCACTCAAACAAAGGAGCATGgactaaagaagaagatcaacttCTTATTGATTACATTCGTAATCACGGTGAAGGCTCTTGGCGTTCTCTCCCCAAATCCGCCG ggTTGTTGCGTTGTGGTAAGAGCTGTAGGTTAAGATGGATTAATTACCTTCGTCCTGATCTTAAACGTGGAAAGTTCACTGATAGTGAAGATCAAATCATTGTTAAACTTCACAGTTTGTTCGGAAACAA atgGTCGTTGATTGCTGGAAAATTACCGGGAAGAACAGATaatgagattaaaaattattgGAACACACATATAAAGCGGAAACTTCTTAGCCGTGGGATTGACCCAAACACTCACCATTCGATCATCCAACCCAAAACGACCCCGTTTCATTCTCGAAACAGAGATGTAAAGCCGACGTGTCCTCATGTTAACGCTTATGTTAAATTGAATTGTGCCTCCGCGAGTGGTACGACCACAGACGAGGATCTTCGGTTAAGTGTTGATCGCGATTACAAATTTGAAGTGTGGACAGTGAGCTGA